The Cutaneotrichosporon cavernicola HIS019 DNA, chromosome: 3 region TGTGGGGGTCGAAAGGCGGCGGGCTCACCCCAGACCCTTGACCGCTTCCACAACCGCCCCTACCGCCCCAGTGTGGTGCAAGCTCCGCGACTCTCTCACGGTACACTGTCCTGGCGATCTCACTCCCGAGATCGGGGGCCAAAAATATTGTAACTGTTCCCACTAGCCGACTTGAACGACTGGCCTTGTCATGATTCTCGCCCCTTGCGGGGTGTTGAATACGAGTGACACGCTCTACCACTGAGCTAAGAGGGATGTGTTGGAGTTGAAGTAGGAGTGTAATAGGAAGAACACTGATGTCTGGGCAGGCACCTCCGGAGCAGTGACAGTGAAGCAGGCCTTGAGAATTTGAGAACGGCGGGGGGCTTGGGGGCAAGCAGAAAGATGCCAATCATGTTCCCGGTACAAGTGGAGCGGAGGCACCGCTCATGAGGCCAAGGGAAAGTGGCAAGTTGTGGGCGAGGCCGTCGTGGACCGGACGTTTCATCCGTGGGGTCTGCCGACATCACACTAGGCCCCGGTGTGCCGTTGGTGTGAACACAACTGGCATGGGGTTCGGGCTGTGCGACAGTCGGCTGGTCCGTCGAGTGTGAGAGAGTGTGAGTTTGTGCGACCTGCTGCGCAAGTGATGCATCTCCGAATGTGCATCCCACGCTCATGCCGTGGGGCATGACAGCCCGAACCCCAACGATACTCCTCTCAACTTGAGGATATAAACCCATGCCTGCCCGACACTAACCCAATCAAACCTACTCTCACTCGCTCTCGCAGCCCTACTCAACCCAACCAACCAACACCAACTAACAATGCCCGACAAGATCTCCACCTCGCAGGTCTCCAAGCCCATCCAGGCTCAGCCCCAGGTACGTCCCCATCCTCCATTCTCCTCCCCCCGGCCCTTGTATCTTCGCTAACGACAGGCCAAGGGGGACAAGAAGCCCCACcacgagggcaagggcaagggcaagaaggccCAGGGCGAGGACCAGCAGGACGCTGTTGAGATGGCCGCAGCTCCCCATGGCGAAGTCCAGGCTGAGCAGAAGAAGTAAGCTATATGCTAAACAGTGCCGCTAGTCGGCTGGTTTCGTAGTGAGATAAGATGGATGTGGTGAAGGCGCTTGTTGCGGGCTGGCCTCGGAGTGGAGCGCCTATGCGTGAGCGTGTGCGGCAacgagagggagagagatgagTGGACAATATACTTGGTTCGACAGGTTGTACGACGTACATCTAGCCCTGTGGGCTTGCTTCGGCTCTTTGAGGTCAGCCGGTCCTCATGACGCACATCTCGAGTTGCACTGACACAGACTGGGGCCGACACGTCCGAGCCGTTCCAGTCAAAAAGCTGACAGGTCTGAACCGTCGTGTTCCCCACCAGGGAATTGAACCCTGATCTCCCAGGTTCTTCATGAAAGCTGGACATCATAACCACTAGACCAGTGAGGATGCTCATGGAGAGCTGTGAGCGCATGTCCTAAACACCGCATCTGGGCCTGCGTATTGGTTTACCGGCTCTATGTACAAGACAATATAAAAATGAGGCCCAATACAGATTATCCTTTGCCAAAATCGGGCGCAGTCTGAGGATTCTAGACTGGAGTTTACAGGATGCTCTCTTGTCCAGCTGGCAGACCTCCTCATTCACTCAACATAATGGGTACGGATCGCACATTCCACAGGTGTTCGCCGGCGCACAGACCTCGCATCTCTGCCTGACATGCTTGGATACACGCCTTGATCCCCTCAGACCAGACTGCACCGTTCTCTCTTTGGACCACGGTGACCGATAATGTGGGTGGGCCCTCGACGGGACCATTTTCCGCCAAActttcctcctccaccgaCCATGTTCCGTAACTGAAACGGCTTCGACTCAACAACAAGATCTCCGCTGTCTGAGCTGTCTCACGCCAAAAGAGATGCAATGGAGGTGCTGATTGTTTCCAACCAGGGGGTTAAACCCTGCTCTTCCCTGTCGAAGCGATAATGATATGAGTGTGGGATATCTTACCGATGGACTAATCGGGAGTATTGTTGAGATATGTACTTAAAACGCCTCTAAATGGCCATCCAGGCTCAACCTCCTGGTACCATAGCCTATCTTGAAGAGAAAATTACATAGTGTTGGGCAGATGGCTAGGGCCAGCAAGCTGCTTATTGGGGATGTAGTGACCTCCGTTAGATCGACGGCATTAGCTGCGACATAAGCGATTGAGACGGAGGAAAACATTGGGTCGCTCATGATCGCTCGCCACCACAGTTGTCTGAGCATCTTACATACGCAAATCTGACGAGTACTGAGGCCACCGATGCCATCGACTTACGCCTTGTACGTTGAGAATCTGGGCCGAGTCTCCTCTCTCTGGTAGAGCACTGCATGATGTCGGACTCTCAATCCGGTTCCAAACTTCAGTGCATAAGCTACTTCCCCACATTAGTCCACAAGCTCGAGCGGGCGGTACACTGGGTCCCACATGCGAGCCTTGATGTAGTCAGAGAGGCTCATGTCGCCCTGGTCGCGAGCGATCTTGATCACCGTCTCGTTCGTGGCGTTGCCCTCCTTCACCGCGGCGCGGATAACAGCAGCCGTAACGTGCACGCTGACGGCGCGCAGATTGTCCAGAGGAGGCAGGAGTGCCTGCGATGGGTCTTGAAGGGCGGGTGAAAGTTCGGAAAGGCCGTCGACACCCGCCTTCAACATGTTGGGTGAGATCGTCTTCGAGCGAGCAAGAATCGCACCCTTTCGTTAGCTCAGAAAGCTCTGGAACTTGCCAATCCGAGTCCTGGATAGACCAAAGCGTTATTGGTTTGTGCAACGTGATATTCACGTCCGTCTGGCGTCATGACAGGGGAGAAAGGTGAGCcggtggcgacgagggcctTGCCGTTGGTCCAGGTAATTGCGTCCTCTACCATCAGTTTTTTGCCCATTCCCAGTCTCTGACGACGCCATTaagccgcgctcgcgctctcTCCTAACCGCAACGGCCGTCTCCAGACTAGCGGAAAGCGGTACgaagatgatgatgacCAACCCGCACCGCAGGTTCACACCTTACGTTCCACCTGCATCCTTGCAAACCGTAAAAACAGACAAACTCACGCGGGTCCACTTCGCAGAGAGGTGTGGGGTTGCTGAGGGGCATGATAATGGGTCGCTCGACATGTTTGGCCATCTCGCGGACGACTTCCTCGTTGAAAGCTCCAGTCGCGGTAGAGGTCCCGATCAAGATTGTCGGCTTGACGTTCCGAATGACATCAAGCAGCTGCGCCGTGTCGGGCAACTCAGGGTTCTCCAGCGCCCACTCCTTAACCTCGCTGTCAGGCCGCGCATATGGCACCTGGTTGGGCCGGAGTGTAGGAGCCATACTCTCGATCAGGAGGCCGTTCCGGTCGACGGCCCAGAAGCGACGGCTGGCCTCTTCGTGGCTCAgtccgtcctcgacctccatgCCTTCCCTGATGGCGTCTGCGACACCCATGCCAGCAGAGCCGGCACCGTAGATGACGATACGCTGGTCCTTCAGCGAGCCGCCTTTGTTGACCTTGAGTGCAGCAACGATTGCAGCCAGGGTGACGGCGCCTGTCCCTTGGATGTCGTCATTGAACATTGGGAACTTGCTGCGGTACTTCTCCCTGTCATCAGATAGGACTTTAGCGGAACCCACATGAGCCGGTAGGCGTTGGTGAGCCCAAAATCCTCAAACTACAGTTAGTGGCGCCTTGGTAGCACGAACGTGGATCACGGCGTTCGGGAACAGGTCTCGCACGTTCTTGATGAACGATTCGACAAAGTCACTGCAGTCAGCCACCACAGCAATTCCCAGCCGGCCCAAGTTTGTCCCCAGCGGCTAAGTGTTGGCACGCAGCCCCTGGAGGAGCATTGGAGGGCTTCGGAGGAGACCGACTCACTCGTAGTTCTTGCCACGGATACGCGTCCGCTTCCAGCCCATGTACAGATCGCTCGAGAAGAGGATGGGGTTGTTAGTCCCGACGTCCAGGACGACGGGGAGGATGCGGTTCGGGTTAATACCGGCGCCGATGGTGTACAGGGACGCCTTGGAGGTACTGATCGTGATTCCGCCCACAccctggtgtcagctcgtTCTGTGACCGCCAAAGTCAGAAAAAAGCGGCTCTCGTGCGCAAGAACGCGCCACAGAACCCAGTGTGGCTTACCTGATCTCCGATACCAAGCACACCAGAATTTCAGCTTTGGAGTCAAGCGAGGGACGTACCTTCGCCGTCAGTAacgacgacaaggtcgaTACTCTCGGCCGTCGTCTCGTCGTGGCGCGCTACGTCTGCCACAATGTTGATACTCTGTAGATgagcctcgagctgcgctCGCATCCCGTCGCGGTtagggaaggagaggaagcATCCAATGGGGCGGCGAAAGAGGCTCGAGTACTGCTGGACGGCTTCGCCTGCAACGGGCGTGTAGATGATGCCAAGTAGCTCCCTCAAGTGGTCCTGCAACAGGCGGTAGAACAGGATCTGGTTCTGGTCTCTCATTGAGCTGTTGTCAGTCTGGAGCGGAAGTGGAAGCCTACGCGAGGAACACGtgctgccgtcagctctgCAACTGGCGGAACTCACCTGCAGCAACGGTGTCGGCTGCCGCTTGAGCTGGTTGTACGCGCGGTCGCATTGCTTCTCGAGCGAATGCACGTCGTATGGGAGGAGCCCCTCAAGCCCGAAGATgctgcgctcctcgcgcgagAAGCCCGCGCCCTTGTTGAGCTGCGATCAGCAAGTTGTCGGTCTAACCCACACTGGGCGTATTGAGCAGCGCAGAGCCGCGGACGTTTGTGCGGATCGGCATCGGCGTCTTGTCCTTGAATTCATACGTAACCATGCCGCGATTGGCGGACAGGACGCGCCGAGGGACGGCACGGAGAGCTGGGCGCGTGAGCATCGTGTTGGCGACCAGTTGTTGAGTGAATAAGTGTAAAGAGCAAGTGGGCGCTGTACAACTGGGCAGCTGAAGGTCACGGCTGTCACCCAGTCTGTCGATCGCGGCAAATACTATCATGTGGGCAACTGCGGAGGCGGCAGGTGGCAGGCAGCAGGCGGCAGGCGTCAGGTGGGGGAGCGCGTGCGACGTATTGGCAGCTGGGCAGACGTCGACTTCGTCATTCTGAGATGACGTAACCGAGGCAAGAACATTTTCCATTCCCCAAAACAAATGTGCAGAGGTGCAGAGGGGTTCTCGTTCACTTAGGCTTTCCCAATCTTGTCGCAACTGTGAGCAGGTCAGCTCTGCAGATTACCGTAGCAGGAGGAATCTGTGCCAAGCCTGTACAGCCTGTACCAAGCGCCAACCTCATGAAAGATTGGGAGATGAAATCGACAAATCATTAGCGTAAACAACAATAATTGCCCAGCAGAGTCAATTTGATTCCGCAGTCGGCTGTCAACGGTCAGAATTTGGTtccgcggcgcgcgacgcgtccagTTTATGACGGAAGTCCACTCAACCGCGCTAGTCACCAGAAACTCACTTCTGCCATCACAACAACCTCCTAAGCCATGGCGTCCTCATCAAAAGACAAAGGCCCTGCAGCGCCCGCAACTACTAAGCATGCGGACGCGGAAAACTACGAGATGCCATGGTGAGTTGAACTCGCATTGTAGtcgggtggaggagggtggaCGCGCTAACGCCAGGGTCGAGAAGTACCGCCCGCTGCTGTTGTCGGAGATTGTTGGCAACACCGAGACGGTCGAGCGGCTAAAGGTTATCGCGGAGGACGGAAACATGCCTCACATTATCATTAGCGTGAGTGGCTCGCTGGAGAGTGAATGAAGCCGAGAGGCCAGCTAAATGGCGTTTTACTTGAGCTAACTTCAGGGCATGCCCGGCATTGGCAAGACGACGTCGATCCACTGCCTTGCTCATGCGTTGCTCGGTGACGCGTACAGGGAAGGTGTGCTTGAACTGAACGCATCTGATGAGCGCGGTATCGACGTGGTGCGGAACAAGATCAAGTCGTTTGCGCAACGGAAGGTCACGCTTCCACCAGGGAAACACAAGATCATCattctcgacgaggcggatTCGTGAGTGGCTTTGTTGCGCAATCAATGTGGAGACATCCCCAAGGCGCAACGGCTATGCGCTCCATTCCTCTTCGCGTCTCCCCGCTCACGCCAGGATGACTTCCGGCGCGCAGCAAGCACTCCGACGCACAATGGAGATCTACTCGAACACGACCCGCTTCGCGCTCGCTTGCAATATGAGCAACAAGATCATCGAGCCCATACAGTCACGTTGTGCTATCCTGCGATACAGCAAGCTGCgggacgccgaggtgctCAAGCGGCTTCAGGAGATctgcgaggccgagaacgTGCAGTACAACGACGAGGGTCTAGCCGCGCTCATCTTCACTGCGGAGGGTGACATGCGCCAGGCGATCAACAATCTCCAGTCGACGTGGAGTGGATTCGGATTCGTGTCGCAGGACAACGTGTTCAAGATCTGTGACCAGCCGCACCCCATTGTCATCCGCGGCATGATCAACAGCTGTCagaaggccgagatcgacgacgcgctcgctcgcATCCACAGCCTATGGGACCAGGGATATGCCGCTGTCGACATTGTCACCACCATCTTCCGCGTCGTCAAGACCATGAACGAGCTGCCAGAATACGTGCGCCTCGAGTTCATACGCGTGAGTTTTAAAGGAAGGAGCTGCTGACAGGCAGGAAATCGGGTGGACGCACATGCGTATTCTTGAGGGTGTGGGGACCATTgtgcagctcggcgccatgATCGCGCGTCTGTGCCGATTGTCGCTCCCAGATGGTGCGCTGAAGTTGTGAGGCGGAGACCTGTGAGGTTGGCGTGCGGGCATCTGAGGCCCATGTACGAGTTTGTGACGCACTTTCATCCATGTCTTCGTGGTCACCACCTGGTTATTCTCATGTGACTTGTACTAATCGAACTAACTGG contains the following coding sequences:
- the MAE1 gene encoding uncharacterized protein (Malic enzyme, NAD binding domain) codes for the protein MLTRPALRAVPRRVLSANRGMVTYEFKDKTPMPIRTNVRGSALLNTPSLNKGAGFSREERSIFGLEGLLPYDVHSLEKQCDRAYNQLKRQPTPLLQHVFLASMRDQNQILFYRLLQDHLRELLGIIYTPVAGEAVQQYSSLFRRPIGCFLSFPNRDGMRAQLEAHLQSINIVADVARHDETTAESIDLVVVTDGEDQGVGGITISTSKASLYTIGAGINPNRILPVVLDVGTNNPILFSSDLYMGWKRTRIRGKNYDDFVESFIKNFEDFGLTNAYRLMEKYRSKFPMFNDDIQGTGAVTLAAIVAALKVNKGGSLKDQRIVIYGAGSAGMGVADAIREGMEVEDGLSHEEASRRFWAVDRNGLLIESMAPTLRPNQVPYARPDSEVKEWALENPELPDTAQLLDVIRNVKPTILIGTSTATGAFNEEVVREMAKHVERPIIMPLSNPTPLCEVDPQDAITWTNGKALVATGSPFSPVMTPDGREYHVAQTNNALGAILARSKTISPNMLKAGVDGLSELSPALQDPSQALLPPLDNLRAVSVHVTAAVIRAAVKEGNATNETVIKIARDQGDMSLSDYIKARMWDPVYRPLELVD
- the RFC4 gene encoding uncharacterized protein (Replication factor C C-terminal domain), translating into MASSSKDKGPAAPATTKHADAENYEMPWVEKYRPLLLSEIVGNTETVERLKVIAEDGNMPHIIISGMPGIGKTTSIHCLAHALLGDAYREGVLELNASDERGIDVVRNKIKSFAQRKVTLPPGKHKIIILDEADSMTSGAQQALRRTMEIYSNTTRFALACNMSNKIIEPIQSRCAILRYSKLRDAEVLKRLQEICEAENVQYNDEGLAALIFTAEGDMRQAINNLQSTWSGFGFVSQDNVFKICDQPHPIVIRGMINSCQKAEIDDALARIHSLWDQGYAAVDIVTTIFRVVKTMNELPEYVRLEFIREIGWTHMRILEGVGTIVQLGAMIARLCRLSLPDGALKL